The Obesumbacterium proteus DNA window GCTGGCGGAAACCTTGCATCGCCGTCAGCATCACGGCAGCACTGTGCTTACGGGTACGCTCATAGCGGCGCAGATACATATAGCGACCAATATCTTTGCCCTGACGCTGTAGACGTTTGATTTCGGAGGCCAATTCAGCCGCATCCATAAAGCCGAGGTTCACACCCTGCCCAGCCAATGGGTGGATGGTATGCGCCGCATCCCCCACCAGCGCGAGTCGGTGCGCGGCAAAACTGCGAGCATATCGCCCAACCAAAGGATGTGACTGTCGAGCGCTGACGACTTCGCACAGACCAAGACGCGTATCAAACGCAACGGCCAACTCACGGTTGAAATCACACTCAGGCAAAGCCTCTAAGCGCTGGGCTTCTTCTGGAGAAACGGACCAAACGATAGAGCATAAATGCCCGTCTTCCAGCGGCAAGAAAGCCAAAATACCGTTTGGACGGAAAATCTGACGCGCACAGCCTTCATGGGGCAATTCGGTTTTGATGGTAGCCACCAACGCATGGTGCCCATAATCCCAAAAAGTCAGCGGAATATCAGCATGCTGACGCAGCCATGAATGCGCACCATCAGCGCCAATCACCAGACGAGCCGTAAGCATCTGTTCATTATCTAACGTGATGAACGCTTCGTTTTCGCCCCACGCTACCTGTTTAAGTGTCG harbors:
- the ubiI gene encoding FAD-dependent 2-octaprenylphenol hydroxylase; its protein translation is MQSFDVVIAGGGMVGLATAAALQGSGLRIAVIESRIPEHTELTPEPALRVSAINAASERLLQHLGVWQNILALRASAYQGMEAWESDSFGRIAFRAQEYGHTHLGHIIENRVIQLALWNKVSRQSEVTMIAPATLKQVAWGENEAFITLDNEQMLTARLVIGADGAHSWLRQHADIPLTFWDYGHHALVATIKTELPHEGCARQIFRPNGILAFLPLEDGHLCSIVWSVSPEEAQRLEALPECDFNRELAVAFDTRLGLCEVVSARQSHPLVGRYARSFAAHRLALVGDAAHTIHPLAGQGVNLGFMDAAELASEIKRLQRQGKDIGRYMYLRRYERTRKHSAAVMLTAMQGFRQLFDGDNPAKKLLRDVGMALADNLPGLKPRLVRHAMGLADLPESLQK